In the Gossypium raimondii isolate GPD5lz chromosome 9, ASM2569854v1, whole genome shotgun sequence genome, one interval contains:
- the LOC105798530 gene encoding single-strand DNA endonuclease 1 isoform X2 translates to MGVKNLWDVLEQCKKTLPLHHLHNKRVCIDLSCWIVQLQNVNKSHCPINNKLYLASLFHRLRALIALNCSLIFVTDGSIPAIKLCTYRRRLNLRPEAQDGANSHSQNLSSLKRNMGSEFSCMIKEAKLLGLALGIPCLDGIEEAEAQCALLNLESLCDGCFSSDSDTFLFGARTVYRDICLGEGGHVVCYEMDDIERQLGFGRNSLISLALLLGSDYTQGVRGLGLEAACQIVKSVGDNDILRKIASEGLSFTRKKKNSKKQGQVKCNDKETTLSCKVNMNGIQNSQTDDQYLRVVEAYMSPKCHSADSDVVHRALVQRPFQHEQLQMLCSRFFEWPPEKTDEYILPKIAERDLRRFAYLRSTSSQLDVNIPMKEVPVKCPISAIIKRRKVHGRECFEVLWEELYGIKSSVVPSDLVESACPEKIKEFDDKRALEKKNQRKSRPKKSGKQCSLTEIDQKLQHLLLDIELGSESSPMASREVISDQMPTATEVNFMNRDPPIILDSYCRATMLCQETDITAPKHEVIDLLSPSPQVQSRVVSRCTQMNDQHITIIDLSESETERSPEHVRKARELRLFLASIRDDFN, encoded by the exons ATGGGAGTGAAGAATCTGTGGGATGTATTGGAACAATGCAAGAAAACATTGCCTCTTCATCATCTCCACAACAAAAGGGTATGCATAGATCTGTCTTGTTGGATAGTTCAGCTTCAAAATGTTAACAAATCTCACTGCCCCATCAATAACAAGCTTTATCTCGCCTCTCTCTTTCACCGCCTCAGGGCTCTCATTGCCTTGAATTGCTCTCTCATTTTTGTTACTG ATGGGTCAATTCCTGCCATCAAATTATGTACTTACAGGCGGCGCTTAAACTTACGACCTGAGGCTCAAGATGGGGCAAATTCACATTCACAAAACTTGTCTTCGCTTAAAAGGAATATGGGATCTGAATTCTCTTGTATGATCAAAGAAGCAAAACTCCTTGGATTAGCACTTGGGATTCCATGTTTAGATGG GATCGAGGAAGCTGAAGCACAATGCGCTTTACTAAACTTAGAATCCTTATGT GATGGGTGTTTCTCTTCTGATTCAGATACCTTCCTTTTTGGTGCCAGGACAGTGTACAGAGACATTTGCCTTG GCGAAGGAGGCCATGTTGTTTGttatgaaatggatgatatagAGCGACAACTTGGATTTGGGAGGAACTCCTTG ATTTCTTTGGCCCTTCTTCTTGGCAGTGATTACACTCAGGGTGTCCGTGGTCTTGGTCTG GAGGCAGCATGCCAGATTGTTAAATCAGTTGGGGACAATGATATTCTTCGAAAAATTGCATCGGAAGGACTTTCTTttacaaggaagaaaaaaaattcaaagaagcaaGGTCAGGTCAAGTGCAATGACAAGGAAACTACATTGTCTTGCAAAGTGAACATGAATG GCATTCAGAATTCACAAACAGATGATCAGTATTTGCGAGTGGTGGAAGCATATATGAGCCCCAAGTGCCATTCAGCTGACTCTGATGTAGTCCATAG AGCTCTTGTACAGCGTCCATTCCAGCATGAGCAACTGCAGATGCTCTGTTCTCGATTCTTTGAGTGGCCTCCTGAAAAAACAG ATGAATACATCCTTCCTAAGATTGCTGAAAGAGATTTACGACGATTTGCTTATTTGCGGTCTACTTCGTCTCAGTTAGATGTTAACATTCCAATGAAGGAG GTGCCAGTTAAGTGTCCTATATCGGCAATTATCAAGCGCCGAAAAGTTCATGGAAGAGAATGTTTTGAGGTGCTGTGGGAAGAACTTTATGGAATTAAAAGCTCTGTAGTGCCCTCAGATCTTGTAGAGAG TGCTTGTCCTGAAAAGATCAAAGAGTTTGATGATAAGAGAGCACTAGAGAAGAAAAATCAACGTAAATCAAGACCGAAGAAATCGGGAAAACAATGTTCTCTGACCGAAATAGATCAGAAACTGCAACATCTGTTGCTTGACATCGAGTTAGGGAGTGAGTCGAGCCCCATGGCTTCAAGAGAAGTTATATCAGATCAAATGCCGACAGCAACCGAGGTTAATTTCATGAACCGAGATCCCCCAATCATTTTGGATTCCTATTGCAGAGCTACAATGTTATGCCAGGAAACCGACATTACTGCTCCAAAACATGAAGTTATTGATCTTTTGAGCCCTTCCCCGCAAGTGCAGTCCCGGGTTGTTTCTAGATGCACTCAAATGAATGATCAACACATTACTATAATCGATTTGAGTGAATCGGAAACTGAGAGATCACCTGAACATGTAAGGAAAGCAAGAGAGCTTAGACTGTTTCTTGCCAGCATTCGAGATGACTTCAATTGA
- the LOC105798530 gene encoding single-strand DNA endonuclease 1 isoform X1, protein MGVKNLWDVLEQCKKTLPLHHLHNKRVCIDLSCWIVQLQNVNKSHCPINNKLYLASLFHRLRALIALNCSLIFVTDGSIPAIKLCTYRRRLNLRPEAQDGANSHSQNLSSLKRNMGSEFSCMIKEAKLLGLALGIPCLDGIEEAEAQCALLNLESLCDGCFSSDSDTFLFGARTVYRDICLGEGGHVVCYEMDDIERQLGFGRNSLISLALLLGSDYTQGVRGLGLEAACQIVKSVGDNDILRKIASEGLSFTRKKKNSKKQGQVKCNDKETTLSCKVNMNGGIQNSQTDDQYLRVVEAYMSPKCHSADSDVVHRALVQRPFQHEQLQMLCSRFFEWPPEKTDEYILPKIAERDLRRFAYLRSTSSQLDVNIPMKEVPVKCPISAIIKRRKVHGRECFEVLWEELYGIKSSVVPSDLVESACPEKIKEFDDKRALEKKNQRKSRPKKSGKQCSLTEIDQKLQHLLLDIELGSESSPMASREVISDQMPTATEVNFMNRDPPIILDSYCRATMLCQETDITAPKHEVIDLLSPSPQVQSRVVSRCTQMNDQHITIIDLSESETERSPEHVRKARELRLFLASIRDDFN, encoded by the exons ATGGGAGTGAAGAATCTGTGGGATGTATTGGAACAATGCAAGAAAACATTGCCTCTTCATCATCTCCACAACAAAAGGGTATGCATAGATCTGTCTTGTTGGATAGTTCAGCTTCAAAATGTTAACAAATCTCACTGCCCCATCAATAACAAGCTTTATCTCGCCTCTCTCTTTCACCGCCTCAGGGCTCTCATTGCCTTGAATTGCTCTCTCATTTTTGTTACTG ATGGGTCAATTCCTGCCATCAAATTATGTACTTACAGGCGGCGCTTAAACTTACGACCTGAGGCTCAAGATGGGGCAAATTCACATTCACAAAACTTGTCTTCGCTTAAAAGGAATATGGGATCTGAATTCTCTTGTATGATCAAAGAAGCAAAACTCCTTGGATTAGCACTTGGGATTCCATGTTTAGATGG GATCGAGGAAGCTGAAGCACAATGCGCTTTACTAAACTTAGAATCCTTATGT GATGGGTGTTTCTCTTCTGATTCAGATACCTTCCTTTTTGGTGCCAGGACAGTGTACAGAGACATTTGCCTTG GCGAAGGAGGCCATGTTGTTTGttatgaaatggatgatatagAGCGACAACTTGGATTTGGGAGGAACTCCTTG ATTTCTTTGGCCCTTCTTCTTGGCAGTGATTACACTCAGGGTGTCCGTGGTCTTGGTCTG GAGGCAGCATGCCAGATTGTTAAATCAGTTGGGGACAATGATATTCTTCGAAAAATTGCATCGGAAGGACTTTCTTttacaaggaagaaaaaaaattcaaagaagcaaGGTCAGGTCAAGTGCAATGACAAGGAAACTACATTGTCTTGCAAAGTGAACATGAATG GAGGCATTCAGAATTCACAAACAGATGATCAGTATTTGCGAGTGGTGGAAGCATATATGAGCCCCAAGTGCCATTCAGCTGACTCTGATGTAGTCCATAG AGCTCTTGTACAGCGTCCATTCCAGCATGAGCAACTGCAGATGCTCTGTTCTCGATTCTTTGAGTGGCCTCCTGAAAAAACAG ATGAATACATCCTTCCTAAGATTGCTGAAAGAGATTTACGACGATTTGCTTATTTGCGGTCTACTTCGTCTCAGTTAGATGTTAACATTCCAATGAAGGAG GTGCCAGTTAAGTGTCCTATATCGGCAATTATCAAGCGCCGAAAAGTTCATGGAAGAGAATGTTTTGAGGTGCTGTGGGAAGAACTTTATGGAATTAAAAGCTCTGTAGTGCCCTCAGATCTTGTAGAGAG TGCTTGTCCTGAAAAGATCAAAGAGTTTGATGATAAGAGAGCACTAGAGAAGAAAAATCAACGTAAATCAAGACCGAAGAAATCGGGAAAACAATGTTCTCTGACCGAAATAGATCAGAAACTGCAACATCTGTTGCTTGACATCGAGTTAGGGAGTGAGTCGAGCCCCATGGCTTCAAGAGAAGTTATATCAGATCAAATGCCGACAGCAACCGAGGTTAATTTCATGAACCGAGATCCCCCAATCATTTTGGATTCCTATTGCAGAGCTACAATGTTATGCCAGGAAACCGACATTACTGCTCCAAAACATGAAGTTATTGATCTTTTGAGCCCTTCCCCGCAAGTGCAGTCCCGGGTTGTTTCTAGATGCACTCAAATGAATGATCAACACATTACTATAATCGATTTGAGTGAATCGGAAACTGAGAGATCACCTGAACATGTAAGGAAAGCAAGAGAGCTTAGACTGTTTCTTGCCAGCATTCGAGATGACTTCAATTGA
- the LOC105798530 gene encoding single-strand DNA endonuclease 1 isoform X3 has protein sequence MYWNNARKHCLFIISTTKGALIALNCSLIFVTDGSIPAIKLCTYRRRLNLRPEAQDGANSHSQNLSSLKRNMGSEFSCMIKEAKLLGLALGIPCLDGIEEAEAQCALLNLESLCDGCFSSDSDTFLFGARTVYRDICLGEGGHVVCYEMDDIERQLGFGRNSLISLALLLGSDYTQGVRGLGLEAACQIVKSVGDNDILRKIASEGLSFTRKKKNSKKQGQVKCNDKETTLSCKVNMNGGIQNSQTDDQYLRVVEAYMSPKCHSADSDVVHRALVQRPFQHEQLQMLCSRFFEWPPEKTDEYILPKIAERDLRRFAYLRSTSSQLDVNIPMKEVPVKCPISAIIKRRKVHGRECFEVLWEELYGIKSSVVPSDLVESACPEKIKEFDDKRALEKKNQRKSRPKKSGKQCSLTEIDQKLQHLLLDIELGSESSPMASREVISDQMPTATEVNFMNRDPPIILDSYCRATMLCQETDITAPKHEVIDLLSPSPQVQSRVVSRCTQMNDQHITIIDLSESETERSPEHVRKARELRLFLASIRDDFN, from the exons ATGTATTGGAACAATGCAAGAAAACATTGCCTCTTCATCATCTCCACAACAAAAGG GGCTCTCATTGCCTTGAATTGCTCTCTCATTTTTGTTACTG ATGGGTCAATTCCTGCCATCAAATTATGTACTTACAGGCGGCGCTTAAACTTACGACCTGAGGCTCAAGATGGGGCAAATTCACATTCACAAAACTTGTCTTCGCTTAAAAGGAATATGGGATCTGAATTCTCTTGTATGATCAAAGAAGCAAAACTCCTTGGATTAGCACTTGGGATTCCATGTTTAGATGG GATCGAGGAAGCTGAAGCACAATGCGCTTTACTAAACTTAGAATCCTTATGT GATGGGTGTTTCTCTTCTGATTCAGATACCTTCCTTTTTGGTGCCAGGACAGTGTACAGAGACATTTGCCTTG GCGAAGGAGGCCATGTTGTTTGttatgaaatggatgatatagAGCGACAACTTGGATTTGGGAGGAACTCCTTG ATTTCTTTGGCCCTTCTTCTTGGCAGTGATTACACTCAGGGTGTCCGTGGTCTTGGTCTG GAGGCAGCATGCCAGATTGTTAAATCAGTTGGGGACAATGATATTCTTCGAAAAATTGCATCGGAAGGACTTTCTTttacaaggaagaaaaaaaattcaaagaagcaaGGTCAGGTCAAGTGCAATGACAAGGAAACTACATTGTCTTGCAAAGTGAACATGAATG GAGGCATTCAGAATTCACAAACAGATGATCAGTATTTGCGAGTGGTGGAAGCATATATGAGCCCCAAGTGCCATTCAGCTGACTCTGATGTAGTCCATAG AGCTCTTGTACAGCGTCCATTCCAGCATGAGCAACTGCAGATGCTCTGTTCTCGATTCTTTGAGTGGCCTCCTGAAAAAACAG ATGAATACATCCTTCCTAAGATTGCTGAAAGAGATTTACGACGATTTGCTTATTTGCGGTCTACTTCGTCTCAGTTAGATGTTAACATTCCAATGAAGGAG GTGCCAGTTAAGTGTCCTATATCGGCAATTATCAAGCGCCGAAAAGTTCATGGAAGAGAATGTTTTGAGGTGCTGTGGGAAGAACTTTATGGAATTAAAAGCTCTGTAGTGCCCTCAGATCTTGTAGAGAG TGCTTGTCCTGAAAAGATCAAAGAGTTTGATGATAAGAGAGCACTAGAGAAGAAAAATCAACGTAAATCAAGACCGAAGAAATCGGGAAAACAATGTTCTCTGACCGAAATAGATCAGAAACTGCAACATCTGTTGCTTGACATCGAGTTAGGGAGTGAGTCGAGCCCCATGGCTTCAAGAGAAGTTATATCAGATCAAATGCCGACAGCAACCGAGGTTAATTTCATGAACCGAGATCCCCCAATCATTTTGGATTCCTATTGCAGAGCTACAATGTTATGCCAGGAAACCGACATTACTGCTCCAAAACATGAAGTTATTGATCTTTTGAGCCCTTCCCCGCAAGTGCAGTCCCGGGTTGTTTCTAGATGCACTCAAATGAATGATCAACACATTACTATAATCGATTTGAGTGAATCGGAAACTGAGAGATCACCTGAACATGTAAGGAAAGCAAGAGAGCTTAGACTGTTTCTTGCCAGCATTCGAGATGACTTCAATTGA